A portion of the Carassius carassius chromosome 42, fCarCar2.1, whole genome shotgun sequence genome contains these proteins:
- the LOC132124222 gene encoding vacuolar protein sorting-associated protein 41 homolog, with amino-acid sequence MAEVEEQGRKLSEESTDESEEEDTEEEPKLKYERLTNGVTEVLQKDAASCMTVHDKFLALGTYFGKVYLLDIQGNVTQKFEISPVKINQISLDESGEHVGICSEDGKVQVFGLYTREGFHENFDCPIKVVALHPQFSKSNNKQFVTGGNKLLLYERNWLNRWKTSVLHEGEGNITSVKWRANLIAWANNVGVKIYDISSKQRITNVLRDNTSLRPDMYPCSLCWKDSTSLIIGWGSSVKICVVKERDPTEMRDLPSRYVEIVSAFETEFFISGLAPLADQLVTLYYVKENSEHMEEEFRTRPRLDIIQPLAEGCEEISSDALTVRNFQENQCRDYRLEHSEGESLFYIISPKDIVVAKERDQDDHIDWLLEKKKYEEALMAAEISFKNIKRHDVQKIGMAYINHLVERGDYDAAARKCQKVLGKNMDLWENEVYRFKTIGQLKAISQYLPRGDLRLRPAIYEMILHEFLKTDYEGFATLIREWPGELYNNMAIVQAVNEHLKKDPTNSILLTTLAELYTYDQRYDRALEIYLKLRHKDVYQLIHKHNLFSSIKDKIVLLMDFDKEKAVDMLLDNEDKISMDKVVEELKDRPELLHVYLHKLFKRDHHKGQKYHERQISLYAEFDRPNLLPFLRESMHCPLEKALEICQQRHFVEETVFLLSRMGNCRRALQMIMEELADVDKAIEFAKEQDDRELWEDLISYSIDKPPFITGLLNNIGTHVDPILLIHRIKEGMEIPNLRDSLVKILQDYNLQILLREGCKKILVADSLSLLQRMHRTQKRGVRVDEENICESCHTPVLPSDTAQAFGVVVFHCRHMVHKECLPSPGNVPGIQYCNICSAKRRGPGSGILEMKK; translated from the exons ATGGCGGAAGTGGAGGAGCAG GGAAGAAAACTTAGTGAAGAATCCACCGATGAGTCCGAG GAGGAGGATACAGAGGAGGAGCCTAAACTGAAGTACGAGAGGCTGACCAATGGTGTGACCGAGGTCTTGCAGAAGGATGCGGCCAGCTGCATGACAGTGCATGACAAG TTCCTGGCCCTTGGGACATACTTTGGGAAGGTTTACCTTCTGGATATCCAAGGAAATGTTACACAGAAGTTTGAAATT AGTCCAGTGAAAATAAACCAGATCAGTTTGGATGAGAGTGGTGAACATGTTGGCATCTGCTCTGAAGATGGAAAG GTGCAAGTGTTTGGACTGTACACCAGGGAGGGCTTCCACGAAAACTTTGACTGTCCCATCAAG GTTGTGGCGCTACACCCTCAGTTCAGCAAATCCAACAATAAACAGTTTGTGACTGGAGGAAATAAG CTTTTACTTTATGAGAGGAACTGGCTGAACCGTTGGAAAACATCTGTTCTGCATGAAGGAGAGGGAAACATCACCAGTGTGAAATGGAGAGCCAATCTCATTGCCTGGGCAAACAATGTG GGTGTGAAAATTTACGACATCAGCAGTAAACAGCGCATCACTAACGTGCTGCGGGACAACACCAGTCttaggccggatatgtacccctgTAGTCTGTGCTGGAAAGACAGCACCTCGCTGATCATTGGCTGGGGCTCTTCTGTTAAG ATATGTGTTGTTAAAGAGCGTGACCCAACAGAAATGAGAGATCTACCCAGTCGCTACGTTGAGATTG TGTCAGCATTTGAGACCGAGTTCTTCATTAGTGGATTGGCGCCTTTGGCAGATCAGCTGGTCACTCTGTACTATGTCAAGGAGAACTCTGAGCACATG GAGGAGGAGTTCAGAACACGGCCTCGTTTAGACATCATCCAGCCGTTAGCTGAGGGCTGTGAGGAGATCTCGTCAGACGCTCTCACTGTTCGCAACTTCCAGGAGAACCAGTGCAGGGACTACAGGCTCG AACACTCTGAGGGAGAGTCTCTATTCTACATCATCAGCCCTAAAGACATTGTAGTGGCTAAAGAAAGAGATCAGGACGACCACATTGACTGGCTTCTGGAGAAGAAGAAATATGAG GAAGCACTGATGGCTGCAGAGATCagcttcaaaaacattaaacggCATGATGTACAG AAAATTGGGATGGCGTACATCAATCATCTGGTGGAGAGAGGAGATTATGATGCAGCTGCCAG aaagtgtcaaaaagtgCTTGGAAAGAACATGGATCTCTGGGAGAATGAAGTGTACAGATTCAAAACCATTGGACAGTTGAAA GCCATCAGTCAGTACTTACCAAGAGGAGACCTTCGTCTTCGACCAGCAATTTATGAGATGATACTTCATGAGTTCCTCAAGACTGACTATGAG GGTTTTGCCACACTGATTCGTGAGTGGCCAGGAGAGCTGTATAACAACATGGCTATAGTTCAGGCAGTGAATGAACACCTGAAGAAGGACCCCACCAACAGCATACTTCTCACCACACTGGCCGAACT CTACACGTATGATCAGCGTTATGATCGTGCTCTGGAGATCTACCTGAAACTGAGACACAAAGATGTTTAccagctcattcacaaacacaACCTGTTCTCCTCCATCAAGGACAAGATTGTCCTGCTCATGGATTTCGACAAAGAG aaagCTGTTGACATGCTGCTggataatgaagataaaatatcg ATGGACAAAGTGGTGGAGGAATTAAAAGACAGACCTGAGCTGTTACATGTG TATTTGCATAAGCTGTTTAAGCGGGACCACCATAAGGGGCAGAAGTACCATGAGAGGCAGATCAGTTTGTATGCTGAGTTTGACCGACCCAACTTACTGCCCTTCCTCAGAGAGAGCATGCACTGCCCACTAGAGAAG GCTCTGGAAATCTGTCAGCAGAGGCACTTTGTAGAAGAGACGGTCTTCCTGCTCA gtCGTATGGGAAACTGCAGACGTGCCCTGCAGATGATCATGGAGGAGCTGGCGGATGTGGACAAAGCCATTGAGTTTGCTAAAGAGCAGGATGACAGAGAGCTCTGGGAGGATCTGATCTCTTACTCTATAGACAAACCAC CGTTTATCACGGGCCTCTTGAATAACATAGGAACCCATGTGGACCCCATCCTGCTCATTCACCGCATTAAAGAAGGGATGGAGATTCCTAACCTCAGAGACTCGCTGGTTAAGATCCTACAGGACTACAATCTACAG ATCTTACTGAGAGAGGGCTGTAAGAAGATCCTGGTTGCAGACTCACTGTCTCTTCTACAGAGGATGCACAGGACGCAGAAGAGAGGAGTGCGGGTGGATG AAGAAAACATCTGTGAATCGTGCCACACTCCTGTTCTACCATCAG ACACGGCTCAGGCATTCGGTGTGGTGGTGTTTCACTGCAGACACATGGTCCATAAGGAGTGTCTACCGTCCCCTGGAAAT GTCCCAGGAATCCAGTATTGTAACATCTGCAGTGCAAAGCGGAGAGGACCAGGCAGTGGCATACTGGAGATGAAGAAATAA